A genomic region of Salvelinus alpinus chromosome 12, SLU_Salpinus.1, whole genome shotgun sequence contains the following coding sequences:
- the LOC139535917 gene encoding melanocyte protein PMEL-like encodes MKTVLIVLVLALLSAALGAKPKTRFTRYRSWNSGIYPVWKDGDSRYRDCWTGGEVTFDVKNDAPTLTGAKATFNIDLRFPSNQTVLPDGQVVWARNCTVNGTQYRQGQAVYPDQVSGPSGEYSGVFPDGTPFNGTADRKPHYVFVWKTWGRYWQVADGTSSSLTIGTDNVPLGSYNMEVVIYHYRGKDKFIPLGYASTTFSITDQIPFTVSLTQINDVNEADQSFIQNRAIAFSISLHDPSQYLSASDVTFNWDFGDNSGTLISREHQVTHTYLNTGTYRPQVVLMASIPNGCDTPADPTAASPTVMPMDPSGAPAVVVVVSTPRAAPADIALDVPASDVAPAEAADTDAAAAENPAIAESTDTAAAETAVEAGATAEAEPTADDAAAAAEGVEVVASVADDPAVIPATEDPASVPAVEADATAEDTAAAAIEVPAPVPAVEGATAASVTPATEEATVDADAVAAAETAVVEATAADMPAINAAASVAPVAEGEESTVDLPATVLPQVPAVATVTPVEEATVAADAEVVAEVAAATEVAQVETVAPTANVIALAATEAAAVVEVVPAELALEAEAELEAEVVETVNEVAADATAAPAAVTAPVESEVAAEAEIEADTETQVALVVAKRQAPELTAADNCMIYRYGSFSTAVDVVQGIESVEITQVANVVSLATEVVQNAVDLTITCQGSLPNEVCTIISDADCITPVETICNNVTPSPDCQMIIRQFFNDSGVFCINVSLANDVSLAVASAKVSVTVGSNSSPTGTVAAVLGVMVLVSVAGAIALTYKRFNQYRPLREDSTGGSMGSSGNTSVPMLLWNLLSRQSPGERSPLLQGRVV; translated from the exons AGCCTAAAACACGTTTTACACGCTACCGCTCATGGAACTCAGGGATATATCCAGTGTGGAAGGATGGGGACTCCCGATACAGAGACTGTTGGACTG GTGGAGAAGTTACATTCGATGTGAAAAATGATGCACCCACCCTGACTGGCGCAAAGGCAACCTTTAACATCGACCTTCGCTTCCCATCAAACCAGACAGTGCTTCCTGATGGACAGGTGGTGTGGGCGCGTAACTGCACTGTCAATG GAACACAGTACCGTCAAGGCCAGGCTGTGTATCCCGACCAGGTCTCTGGTCCTTCAGGAGAGTACAGCGGAGTCTTCCCTGATGGCACCCCCTTCAATGGGACAGCAGACAGGAAACCACACTACGTGTTTGTATGGAAGACATGGG GACGTTACTGGCAGGTGGCGGATgggacctcctcctctctcaccatcGGCACGGACAATGTGCCCCTGGGCTCTTACAACATGGAGGTAGTCATCTACCACTACCGTGGCAAGGACAAGTTCATCCCTCTGGGCTATGCCTCCACAACCTTCTCCATCACAG ACCAGATCCCCTTCACAGTGTCGCTGACTCAAATTAACGATGTGAACGAGGCTGACCAGAGCTTCATCCAGAATCGGGCCATTGCCTTTAGCATCAGCCTCCACGACCCCAGCCAGTACCTCAGCGCCTCAGACGTCACCTTTAACTGGGACTTTGGTGACAACAGTGGCACCCTCATCTCCAGGGAGCACCAGGTCACACATACATACCTCAACACCGGCACATACAGGCCTCAGGTGGTCCTGATGGCAAGCATCCCCAATGGCTGTGACACACCTGCAGACCCCACCGCTGCCAGCCCCACTG TGATGCCTATGGATCCCTCCGGTGCTCCTGCCGTTGTTGTGGTGGTCTCTACCCCAAGGGCAGCTCCAGCTGACATCGCCCTGGATGTGCCTGCCTCTGACGTTGCCCCTGCTGAGGCCGCAGACACAGATGCAGCTGCAGCCGAAAACCCAGCCATAGCTGAAAGCACAGACACAGCCGCAGCCGAAACTGCAGTCGAAGCCGGTGCCACAGCTGAAGCAGAACCCACAGCTGACGACGCAGCCGCAGCCGCAGAGGGAGTCGAGGTGGTTGCCTCAGTAGCAGATGATCCAGCCGTCATCCCAGCAACAGAGGACCCTGCCTCTGTCCCTGCAGTAGAAGCCGATGCCACAGCAGAAGACACGGCTGCTGCAGCCATTGAGGTCCCTGCCCCTGTGCCAGCTGTGGAGGGAGCCACAGCTGCCTCCGTCACCCCAGCAACTGAAGAGGCTACTGTTGATGCTGAtgcagttgcagctgccgaaACAGCAGTGGTAGAGGCGACGGCTGCAGATATGCCCGCCATCAACGCTGCTGCTTCAGTTgctccagttgcagagggagaagagTCCACAGTGGACCTGCCGGCCACAGTCCTCCCACAGGTCCCAGCTGTAGCCACCGTTACACCCGTGGAGGAGGCAACCGTAGCTGCCGATGCTGAGGTGGTGGCTGAGGTTGCGGCTGCAACAGAGGTGGCCCAGGTCGAGACGGTGGCCCCTACAGCTAACGTCATTGCTCTTGCCGCCACGGAGGCTGCAGCTGTGGTGGAGGTGGTGCCAGCTGAACTTGCTCTTGAGGCCGAGGCAGAGCTAGAAGCAGAGGTCGTAGAGACAGTGAATGAGGTTGCAGCTGATGCCACTGCAG CACCAGCAGCAGTGACTGCTCCAGTGGAGAGTGAGGTAGCAGCAGAGGCTGAgatagaggcagacacagagacacaggtggCTCTTGTTGTGGCTAAAAGACAGGCTCCTGAACTTACAGCGGCTGACAACTGTATGATATACCGCTACGGCTCCTTCTCGACCGCCGTGGACGTTGTCC AGGGTATTGAGAGTGTGGAGATCACCCAGGTGGCCAACGTGGTGTCTCTGGCCACTGAGGTTGTGCAGAATGCTGTGGACCTGACCATCACCTGCCAGGGGAG CCTGCCCAATGAAGTGTGCACCATCATCTCGGACGCAGACTGCATCACGCCTGTGGAGACCATCTGTAACAACGTGACACCCTCCCCAGATTGTCAGATGATCATTCGCCAGTTCTTCAACGACTCTGGAGTGTTCTGCATCAACGTGTCCCTGGCCAATGATGTTAGTCTGGCTGTGGCCAGTGCTAAAGTTAGTGTGACTGTGG GCTCCAACTCCTCCCCAACAGGCACTGTGGCCGCGGTTCTGGGTGTCATGGTCCTTGTCTCTGTTGCTGGTGCCATTGCTTTGACCTACAA GCGGTTTAACCAATACCGTCCACTGAGGGAGGACTCAACTGGCGGCAGCATGGGAAGCTCTGGAAACACGTCTGTGCCGATGCTGCTGTGGAACCTTCTGAGCCGACAGTCACCAGGAGAAAGAAGCCCACTGCTTCAGGGAAGGGTGGTGTGA
- the LOC139535918 gene encoding tubulin alpha chain-like codes for MRECISIHVGQAGVQIGNACWELYCLEHGIQPDGQMPSDKTIGGGDDSFNTFFSETGAGKHVPRAVFVDLEPTVIDEVRSGTYRQLFHPEQLITGKEDAANNYARGHYTVGKEIIDLVLDRTRKLADQCTGLQGFLVFHSFGGGTGSGFTSLLMERLSVDYGKKSKLEFSIYPAPQVSTAVVEPYNAILTTHTTLEHSDCAFMVDNEAIYDICRRNLDIERPSYTNLNRLISQIVSSITASLRFDGALNVDLTEFQTNLVPYPRIHFPLATYAPVISAEKAYHEQLSVSEITNACFEPCNQMVKCDPRHGKYMACCLLYRGDVVPKDVNAAIATIKTKRSIQFVDWCPTGFKVGINYQPPTVVPGGDLAKVQRAVCMLSNTTAVAEAWARLDHKFDLMYAKRAFVHWYVGEGMEEGEFSEAREDMAALEKDYEEVGVDSIEGEEEGEEY; via the exons ATG cgTGAGTGTATCTCCATCCACGTGGGTCAGGCTGGCGTCCAGATTGGCAATGCCTGCTGGGAGCTCTACTGTCTGGAGCACGGGATCCAGCCGGACGGTCAGATGCCCAGTGACAAGACCATTGGAGGAGGAGACGACTCCTTCAACACCTTCTTCAGTGAGACTGGAGCTGGCAAGCACGTCCCCAGGGCTGTGTTTGTAGATCTGGAGCCCACTGTCATCG ATGAGGTGCGTTCTGGAACTTACCGCCAGCTCTTCCACCCTGAGCAGCTGATCACTGGGAAGGAGGATGCAGCCAACAACTACGCCCGTGGGCATTACACCGTCGGCAAAGAGATTATTGACTTGGTTCTGGACAGGACCCGCAAACTG gctGACCAGTGCACTGGCCTCCAGGGCTTCCTGGTCTTCCACAGCTTCGGAGGTGGCACTGGTTCTGGTTTCACCTCCCTGTTGATGGAGCGCTTGTCTGTTGACTACGGCAAGAAGTCCAAGCTTGAGTTCTCCATTTATCCAGCTCCTCAGGTGTCCACAGCCGTTGTTGAGCCCTACAACGCCATCCTGACCACCCACACCACCCTGGAGCACTCTGATTGTGCTTTCATGGTAGACAATGAGGCCATCTATGACATCTGCCGTAGGAACCTTGATATCGAGCGTCCCTCCTACACTAATCTTAACAGGTTGATCAGTCAGATTGTGTCCTCCATCACTGCTTCCCTCCGATTTGATGGTGCCCTCAATGTtgatctgacagagttccagaccaACTTGGTGCCCTACCCCCGTATCCACTTCCCCCTGGCCACCTATGCCCCAGTGATCTCGGCAGAGAAGGCTTACCATGAGCAGCTCTCTGTGTCTGAGATCACAAATGCTTGCTTTGAGCCATGTAATCAGATGGTGAAATGTGACCCACGTCACGGCAAGTACATGGCCTGCTGTCTGCTGTACCGTGGCGACGTTGTGCCCAAAGATGTCAATGCTGCCATTGCCACCATCAAAACAAAACGCTCCATCCAGTTTGTAGACTGGTGCCCAACTGGTTTCAAGGTTGGTATCAACTACCAGCCCCCAACTGTGGTACCTGGTGGAGATCTGGCCAAGGTCCAGAGGGCAGTGTGCATGCTTAGCAACACCACTGCAGTGGCAGAGGCCTGGGCCCGTCTTGACCACAAGTTTGATCTGATGTACGCCAAGCGTGCTTTTGTGCACTGGTACGTAGGTGAGGGTATGGAGGAGGGAGAGTTCTCTGAGGCCAGGGAGGACATGGCTGCCCTGGAAAAAGATTATGAAGAGGTGGGCGTCGACTCcattgagggagaggaggagggagaggagtatTAA